The Methanohalophilus portucalensis genome window below encodes:
- the metG gene encoding methionine--tRNA ligase has product MSRFSPDKPILVTCGLPYANGMAHIGHLRTYIPADIFVRSLKKMGHEVTFVCGSDTHGTPIVFNAEEQNTTPQALIKKYHTHFDETFKSMGIEFDAFGTTDDPTNHNRTHDIVNRLIENDYVYPKTIEIAYCAGCNRFLPDRYVEGECPHCAESARGDECDQGCGKHLEPGELQNPVCTICGGVSEYKEQEHFFFKLSQFNDYLLEYLDKLDGTSNARNYALGWVKQGLDDWCITRNLEWGVNFPGRDDLVVYVWVDAPIGYIAFTEEWANATGNSWEKYWKDDGEIVHFIGGDIIYHHCIFLPAMLKGADYSPASSVVASGMVKIENKTFSKSRGYVVWVGDDYMEQGFHPDLLRYYLASYTSHTKELNFSWKVFQEKTNTELVGVFGNFLYRTLLFAYKNFKAIPEGKLDDEVMETIQNTIDEASEAMEKYEFKKYADSVMTLASYGNIYFQSREPWNLVKEDKKECGRVLKNCMQIGKALSLLYEPLIPEKAGNAWKQLGMQSNVHTALYSQGTVPVESGTPLNKPSILFKKIEDETIEKMEAIASQRVKEANEKQNRKKGEQIMTDNEEITFEDFGKLDMRVGTIVEAEKVEKADKLLRLEVDIGEETPRQIVAGIALTHSPEEVKGRQVIVLANLKPAKLCGVKSFGMVLAGVDEDGGAILLSPEKEAKNGTQIG; this is encoded by the coding sequence ATGTCACGCTTCTCACCCGATAAACCCATACTTGTGACCTGTGGATTACCCTATGCCAACGGAATGGCCCACATCGGTCATCTAAGGACCTATATTCCTGCAGACATATTTGTACGTTCATTAAAAAAAATGGGCCATGAGGTTACATTTGTTTGTGGCTCGGATACCCACGGTACTCCCATCGTCTTCAATGCTGAGGAACAGAATACTACCCCTCAGGCCCTGATCAAGAAATACCATACCCATTTTGATGAGACATTCAAGTCAATGGGTATCGAATTCGATGCCTTCGGTACAACCGATGACCCAACAAACCATAACCGCACTCATGATATAGTAAATCGTTTGATAGAAAACGATTACGTATACCCCAAAACTATAGAGATTGCATATTGCGCCGGATGTAACCGATTCCTCCCCGACAGGTATGTGGAAGGAGAATGCCCGCACTGCGCAGAAAGTGCCCGGGGTGATGAATGTGATCAGGGATGTGGAAAACATCTGGAACCCGGAGAACTCCAAAATCCCGTCTGCACTATCTGTGGCGGGGTTTCCGAGTATAAAGAACAGGAACACTTCTTCTTCAAATTATCCCAGTTCAATGATTACTTACTTGAATACCTTGACAAACTTGACGGTACTTCCAATGCCCGCAACTATGCCCTGGGATGGGTAAAACAGGGACTTGATGACTGGTGTATTACCCGTAATCTCGAATGGGGTGTCAATTTCCCGGGTCGTGATGACCTTGTTGTCTATGTATGGGTGGATGCACCCATAGGTTATATCGCCTTCACCGAAGAATGGGCAAACGCAACCGGTAACAGCTGGGAAAAATACTGGAAGGATGATGGAGAAATAGTACATTTCATCGGTGGAGACATAATCTACCATCACTGTATATTCCTGCCTGCCATGCTTAAAGGTGCTGACTATTCACCCGCCTCATCGGTGGTAGCATCGGGTATGGTAAAGATAGAGAACAAAACTTTCTCAAAAAGCCGTGGTTACGTTGTATGGGTCGGTGATGACTACATGGAACAGGGTTTCCACCCGGACCTGTTGCGTTATTATCTGGCAAGTTACACATCCCATACCAAAGAACTCAATTTCTCCTGGAAGGTATTCCAGGAAAAAACCAATACCGAACTTGTAGGAGTCTTCGGCAATTTCCTCTACCGCACATTGCTCTTTGCCTACAAGAACTTCAAGGCCATTCCGGAAGGAAAACTGGATGATGAAGTAATGGAAACCATCCAGAATACTATTGATGAGGCAAGTGAGGCAATGGAAAAGTATGAGTTCAAGAAATATGCAGACAGCGTGATGACCCTTGCTTCCTATGGAAATATCTATTTCCAGTCCAGAGAACCCTGGAACCTGGTAAAAGAAGACAAAAAAGAATGTGGCCGCGTACTTAAAAACTGCATGCAGATCGGCAAAGCCCTTTCTCTGCTTTATGAACCCCTGATACCTGAAAAGGCTGGAAATGCCTGGAAACAGCTCGGTATGCAGAGCAATGTACACACAGCACTCTACAGCCAGGGTACCGTGCCTGTTGAATCGGGTACACCCCTTAACAAACCCTCCATCCTCTTCAAGAAAATAGAAGATGAAACCATCGAAAAGATGGAAGCCATTGCATCACAGCGGGTCAAAGAAGCCAATGAAAAGCAAAACCGCAAGAAAGGAGAACAAATAATGACAGATAACGAAGAAATCACCTTCGAAGATTTCGGTAAACTCGATATGCGTGTAGGAACCATTGTCGAAGCTGAAAAGGTCGAAAAGGCCGACAAATTACTCAGGCTGGAAGTTGATATCGGAGAAGAAACGCCACGCCAGATAGTTGCCGGAATTGCCCTGACCCATAGCCCCGAAGAAGTAAAGGGCAGACAGGTAATCGTACTGGCCAATCTCAAACCCGCCAAACTCTGCGGCGTCAAATCTTTCGGTATGGTGCTTGCCGGGGTGGACGAAGACGGCGGTGCAATTCTGCTTTCCCCTGAAAAAGAAGCAAAGAATGGTACCCAGATTGGATGA
- the sppA gene encoding signal peptide peptidase SppA has translation MNENDPTNNDEGESLSGREQFLAGSDKSLYTELEDEPYEEPVQDEPVSGSPPLSPPDEPGKGRMDVPHTPPEKKSNFGKYAALIAVLFLIIGSSFAIIYYSAGGDFYSSNDRVAVIYIQGTMLTGSVPSGLGYATSEDISSSIRKAVDDNSVKAIVLRVNSGGGSGSASEEINTEIRKAQQAGVPVVTSMGDVAASAAYHVSSSTDLIIANRNTMTGSIGVIWTFRNMSAYYEEEGIDFHVAKSGEFKDMGGTWRGLSDEEKEYADRVIMESYNLFVQDVAQGRNMTVSEVKDVADGRIYTGVSAKHIGLIDEYGNLYDAIDRAADMGGIEGEPTIYYVNKPSITNLLFGSEVQNDNVVEHFVNYYEKSPFGKLAY, from the coding sequence ATGAACGAAAACGATCCCACCAATAATGATGAGGGCGAAAGTTTATCGGGCAGAGAGCAGTTTCTTGCAGGCAGTGATAAATCCCTTTATACGGAATTAGAAGACGAGCCGTATGAAGAGCCTGTGCAGGACGAGCCCGTATCCGGTTCACCCCCTTTATCCCCTCCCGACGAACCCGGCAAGGGCCGGATGGATGTTCCCCATACACCGCCTGAAAAAAAAAGTAACTTTGGTAAGTATGCCGCCCTTATTGCGGTCCTGTTTTTGATAATCGGTTCGAGTTTTGCAATAATCTATTATTCAGCCGGAGGGGATTTTTATTCCAGTAATGACAGGGTGGCTGTAATCTATATCCAGGGTACAATGCTGACCGGTAGTGTCCCTTCAGGACTGGGGTACGCTACATCCGAGGATATCTCTTCCAGTATCCGGAAGGCAGTTGATGACAATAGTGTAAAAGCCATTGTGTTGCGGGTCAACAGTGGTGGTGGTTCCGGTTCAGCCTCAGAAGAGATCAATACGGAAATAAGAAAAGCCCAGCAGGCAGGTGTGCCGGTTGTAACTTCCATGGGAGATGTGGCTGCAAGTGCTGCCTATCATGTCTCTTCAAGTACCGATCTGATAATTGCAAATCGAAATACAATGACAGGCAGCATAGGAGTAATCTGGACCTTCCGTAACATGTCTGCTTATTACGAGGAAGAAGGCATTGATTTCCATGTTGCTAAATCAGGCGAGTTCAAGGATATGGGCGGAACATGGCGCGGTCTTAGCGATGAGGAGAAAGAGTATGCAGATCGTGTAATAATGGAAAGCTACAATCTTTTCGTACAGGATGTGGCCCAAGGGCGCAACATGACGGTCAGTGAAGTGAAGGATGTAGCAGACGGACGTATCTACACGGGTGTCTCTGCCAAACATATCGGGCTTATAGATGAGTACGGCAATTTGTATGATGCTATCGATAGGGCTGCTGATATGGGGGGAATTGAAGGAGAACCCACGATTTACTATGTGAACAAACCCTCTATCACAAACCTGTTATTTGGCTCGGAAGTACAGAATGATAATGTGGTCGAGCATTTTGTGAATTACTATGAGAAATCTCCCTTTGGCAAACTTGCGTATTGA
- a CDS encoding SagB/ThcOx family dehydrogenase, whose product MTGEGRNFMDATKFGELDPSPQMLGRSPPPLEIAPDAGKSQISLPDIGGLEMDSVDLKRAIETRRSVRNFTDSPLSLQDLAWLLWATQGVKKTVDDVATFRTVPSAGARHAFETYLSIGNVEGLEEGLYRYLALEHSIVEEQQDENIMARVARACLDQPFVRNCGAVFMWVAVSERMAWRYGERGYRYLHLDAGHVCQNLYLASQTVNCGVCAVAAFKDDELNSLLGLDGDKHFVVYLAAVGKRD is encoded by the coding sequence ATGACAGGAGAAGGCAGAAATTTCATGGACGCAACCAAATTTGGTGAATTGGACCCTTCCCCTCAGATGCTGGGTCGTTCTCCTCCACCTCTCGAAATAGCCCCTGATGCAGGCAAGTCTCAGATATCCCTTCCAGATATTGGCGGTTTGGAAATGGATTCGGTCGATCTCAAAAGGGCTATTGAAACCCGTCGCAGTGTAAGGAATTTCACAGATTCTCCCCTCTCCCTGCAGGATCTTGCCTGGTTGCTTTGGGCCACTCAGGGTGTAAAAAAGACAGTAGATGATGTGGCCACTTTCCGTACCGTTCCTTCAGCGGGCGCAAGACACGCCTTTGAAACCTATCTTTCGATTGGTAATGTGGAAGGGTTGGAGGAGGGGCTGTACCGCTATCTTGCTCTGGAACATTCGATTGTTGAAGAACAACAGGATGAAAACATTATGGCAAGGGTGGCCCGTGCCTGTCTGGACCAGCCTTTTGTGCGTAACTGCGGAGCTGTTTTCATGTGGGTTGCCGTTTCTGAAAGGATGGCCTGGCGATATGGTGAGCGGGGTTACCGTTATTTGCATCTGGATGCCGGACATGTCTGCCAGAATCTCTATCTTGCATCGCAGACGGTAAATTGCGGTGTTTGTGCTGTTGCAGCTTTTAAGGATGATGAACTGAATTCCCTGCTTGGCCTTGATGGGGACAAACATTTCGTGGTTTACCTGGCTGCTGTGGGAAAACGGGATTGA
- a CDS encoding ribose 1,5-bisphosphate isomerase has product MQQLLDTAEKIRTMEIRGAGRIAAAAARALRDYVEMLETSSFEEFVAKVEKAKSILIETRPTAVSLPNAVMLAGSYDAETVEEARSQILDNATEFIQNADNALDNIGEIGAKRLRDGDTVMTHCNSHAALAIIKTAHNQGKRIKVYATESRPRRQGFITIKELSDAGIDTTLIVDSAVRHTMKNVDTVIVGADSITVNGALVNKIGTSQLALAAHEARVNFISAAETYKFSPSTLFGDLVEIEERDPEEVISKDKLGDMPDVKISNPAFDVTPSEYIDLIVTEAGAFPPEMAYVIIKEHLGWELEKMG; this is encoded by the coding sequence ATGCAGCAGTTACTCGACACGGCTGAAAAGATTCGGACAATGGAGATTCGCGGGGCAGGCAGGATTGCCGCTGCAGCTGCCCGAGCATTGCGAGATTATGTGGAAATGCTGGAAACCTCGTCCTTTGAAGAATTTGTAGCGAAAGTAGAAAAAGCCAAATCCATTCTTATTGAAACCCGGCCCACAGCTGTCTCCCTGCCCAATGCAGTAATGCTGGCGGGCAGTTATGATGCAGAAACTGTGGAAGAAGCACGCAGCCAGATCCTGGATAATGCCACAGAATTTATCCAAAATGCCGACAACGCCCTTGATAACATAGGGGAGATCGGTGCAAAACGCCTCCGTGACGGAGATACCGTCATGACCCATTGTAATTCCCACGCAGCCCTTGCAATCATAAAAACCGCACACAACCAGGGAAAAAGAATAAAAGTTTATGCAACCGAATCCCGCCCTCGCAGACAGGGATTCATCACAATTAAAGAACTCAGTGACGCCGGAATTGACACAACCCTCATCGTAGATTCCGCAGTGCGACATACAATGAAAAATGTGGACACTGTAATTGTGGGTGCAGATTCAATAACCGTAAATGGTGCTCTTGTTAACAAGATCGGTACGTCCCAGCTGGCCCTGGCAGCCCATGAAGCCCGTGTCAATTTCATATCCGCAGCCGAGACCTACAAATTCAGCCCTTCTACCCTTTTTGGAGATCTGGTGGAAATCGAGGAACGTGACCCTGAAGAAGTCATTTCCAAAGACAAACTTGGTGATATGCCAGATGTAAAAATAAGCAATCCTGCCTTTGATGTCACACCATCAGAATACATCGACCTGATCGTGACCGAAGCGGGAGCATTCCCCCCAGAAATGGCTTATGTTATAATAAAAGAACACCTGGGCTGGGAACTGGAAAAAATGGGATGA
- a CDS encoding aldehyde dehydrogenase family protein gives MPSMESINPSTGELVESFSMHRSEDVRDILENSYQAFLEWKSLDIDVRCDYLRQVAKVLRQHKQECAELITREMGKPIKQSLGEIEKCALTFDYYADRTPTLMEPRVEDTDATYSSVFFEPMGPVLCIKPWNFPFWQVLSAASHILAGGNTILLKHSSSVPACALKIEEIMHHAGLPEGVFQTLLIDGKTASSLISSEEIAAVSFTGGTEAGRRVAVKVASSLKKYVLELGGSDPFVVLEGADVQKAAKAAAAARFINTGQTCIAAKRFVVEESLMEEFKRHFIEQTRSMKVGDPLEEDTDIGPLVRAEEMHRLGSQVADSIEKGAKVELDGGLVEGAGFFYSPVVLSGITDNMDVMRQETFGPVAPLISVKDEAEAIKVANATPYGLGASIWGGDSDHLLQIGKRIQAGVVGINGFFKPEACMPFGGMKQSGVGRELSDFGFYEFMHIRSLKSF, from the coding sequence ATGCCATCCATGGAATCAATCAATCCATCAACCGGGGAGCTGGTGGAATCCTTTTCGATGCACAGGTCGGAAGATGTCAGGGATATCCTTGAGAACTCATATCAGGCATTTCTGGAGTGGAAATCCCTTGATATTGATGTGAGGTGTGATTATCTTCGGCAGGTTGCGAAGGTGTTGCGCCAGCACAAGCAGGAATGTGCAGAACTGATCACCCGGGAGATGGGAAAACCCATCAAACAGTCGTTGGGCGAGATTGAAAAATGTGCCCTGACATTTGATTACTATGCTGACAGGACACCTACCCTTATGGAGCCACGTGTGGAAGATACTGATGCGACCTATTCCAGTGTATTCTTTGAACCGATGGGTCCGGTTCTGTGCATAAAACCCTGGAATTTTCCCTTCTGGCAGGTGCTCAGCGCGGCTTCCCATATTCTGGCCGGTGGTAATACTATCCTGCTCAAACATTCATCCAGTGTGCCGGCATGTGCCCTGAAAATCGAAGAAATAATGCATCATGCCGGATTGCCGGAAGGTGTATTCCAAACCCTCCTGATTGATGGCAAGACAGCTTCATCCCTGATCTCATCTGAAGAAATTGCCGCTGTGTCCTTTACGGGAGGAACTGAAGCCGGGCGCCGGGTGGCTGTGAAGGTGGCTTCATCCCTGAAGAAATACGTGCTTGAACTCGGAGGTAGCGATCCTTTCGTTGTCCTTGAAGGAGCTGACGTACAAAAGGCTGCAAAGGCGGCGGCGGCTGCGAGATTTATCAATACCGGCCAAACCTGTATTGCTGCCAAGCGTTTTGTCGTGGAAGAATCATTGATGGAGGAATTTAAAAGACACTTCATTGAGCAAACACGTAGTATGAAGGTTGGTGATCCGCTGGAAGAAGACACAGACATTGGTCCTCTTGTGCGGGCAGAAGAAATGCACAGATTGGGTTCTCAGGTGGCAGACTCCATTGAAAAAGGTGCAAAGGTTGAACTTGACGGTGGACTGGTTGAAGGTGCAGGATTTTTCTATTCTCCGGTTGTGCTTTCCGGAATTACTGATAATATGGATGTAATGCGTCAGGAAACGTTCGGTCCCGTTGCTCCTCTGATCTCCGTGAAAGATGAAGCTGAAGCGATAAAGGTCGCAAACGCCACTCCCTATGGGCTGGGTGCAAGTATCTGGGGTGGTGATTCAGATCATCTGCTGCAAATCGGAAAAAGGATTCAGGCAGGAGTTGTCGGGATAAACGGTTTCTTCAAACCGGAAGCATGCATGCCCTTTGGGGGTATGAAGCAAAGCGGGGTCGGCAGGGAGCTGTCTGATTTTGGCTTCTACGAATTCATGCACATTAGATCCCTGAAATCCTTTTAA
- a CDS encoding DUF427 domain-containing protein: MPVAKYKGVVLADSNATEKVEGNHYFPPESVNMEYFRDSDTVTVCPWKGKASYYDIVLEDSTLKDGAWNYPQPKPAASNIKGYLAFDTRGGVEITD; encoded by the coding sequence ATGCCAGTTGCAAAATACAAAGGAGTCGTACTTGCAGATAGTAATGCTACCGAGAAAGTGGAAGGAAATCATTATTTCCCGCCGGAATCGGTCAATATGGAATATTTCAGAGACAGCGATACAGTAACTGTCTGCCCCTGGAAAGGCAAGGCCAGTTATTATGATATTGTTCTCGAAGACAGCACACTTAAGGACGGTGCATGGAATTACCCGCAACCAAAACCTGCAGCATCAAACATTAAAGGCTACCTGGCCTTTGATACAAGGGGCGGAGTGGAAATCACCGACTGA
- a CDS encoding class I SAM-dependent methyltransferase codes for MSKNSLKTLVEKEVPADLSEYIPNRFDVVGDIAIVSIPPELWDYSEMIATKIVSMRGNIRTVLNKASRVKGDHRVSDFEILLGDSTVTTHGEFKYRYLLDLSEVFFNPRLGYERHRVTSLVLPREDVLVPFCGVGPFAIPAAIRDVSVFCVEKNRYACHWLAENIRLNNFKGNIYPINADAGDIPVILDMKFDRLIVPTPYGQDHFFSLLSPLLKEGGMMHFYTFQVAEDIEKSKQAFKDAGYETISVRRCGNVARGVSRWVFDLKKNRLAKG; via the coding sequence ATGAGTAAAAACAGTCTCAAAACTCTCGTGGAAAAGGAAGTTCCTGCAGACTTGAGTGAATATATCCCTAATAGATTCGATGTAGTCGGTGACATTGCAATTGTCAGTATTCCTCCTGAACTGTGGGACTATTCTGAAATGATTGCAACCAAAATCGTATCCATGAGGGGTAATATCCGGACTGTTCTTAACAAAGCAAGCCGGGTCAAAGGCGATCATCGTGTTTCAGATTTTGAAATTTTGCTGGGTGACAGTACTGTAACTACACACGGGGAATTCAAATACCGCTATCTTTTGGATCTCTCAGAAGTATTTTTTAATCCCCGGTTGGGTTATGAAAGGCACAGGGTAACCTCCCTGGTTCTTCCCCGGGAAGATGTACTGGTTCCCTTTTGTGGGGTGGGCCCGTTTGCAATCCCTGCTGCTATAAGGGATGTAAGTGTTTTCTGTGTCGAAAAGAACCGGTATGCATGCCACTGGCTGGCCGAGAATATACGGTTGAATAACTTTAAGGGAAATATCTATCCCATAAATGCGGATGCGGGGGATATTCCGGTTATTCTTGATATGAAATTTGACAGACTCATAGTTCCTACTCCCTATGGGCAGGATCATTTCTTTTCTTTGCTCTCCCCTCTTTTGAAAGAAGGCGGTATGATGCATTTCTATACTTTTCAGGTAGCCGAGGATATCGAAAAATCAAAACAAGCCTTTAAGGATGCAGGTTACGAAACAATTAGTGTGCGAAGATGCGGCAATGTAGCACGTGGTGTCAGTAGATGGGTGTTTGACCTGAAAAAGAACCGACTGGCAAAAGGGTAA
- a CDS encoding D-aminoacyl-tRNA deacylase produces MSQLSTSKPTIVCSSVDAASMNIMSHLLEMDEWEKQSFEPLYEDITSIYESGKFLLVEVSIHHIFQDGLDEKLGELGFLPSCFIFASKHKSDDGRKLLTAHFTGNPSEAKFGGYPGKLSIAYSSALKPLLMQLQSFSTGMDYDVSMESTHHGPTDLQVPSIYAEIGSGPAQWDDKRAAEVLARSILSFNPQKLPIALGFGGGHYAARQSEIVLNNNVTFGHNIPSYQLEFVDESFFSRAVDKSGADFVYMDRKAISSSDKEHLHDLARKNGLLVLRESDIQQIGNIPWAIFKNILVRSRDIESTTPPLFTDVLRTDLEYSSPDVVPDPVELVIDERLVHYTWKSNPDSFLDMLQKFPLVYLQRDNGTYRGSFLLFEKKDAEDLQTQIIDECIKILKEHYEIEYIREDNILYLTYRKFNPIKAESIGVPGGPLFGKLARGIPVEVDGNIIHPDMVHETITKDLVLKNMIR; encoded by the coding sequence ATGTCACAACTGTCAACTTCAAAACCAACGATTGTATGCTCCAGTGTGGATGCTGCGAGTATGAACATAATGTCCCATCTTCTGGAAATGGATGAATGGGAAAAGCAATCCTTTGAGCCTCTTTATGAGGATATAACCAGTATATATGAATCCGGAAAGTTCCTGCTTGTGGAGGTTTCCATCCACCATATCTTTCAGGACGGCCTGGACGAAAAACTCGGAGAACTTGGATTTCTTCCTTCATGTTTCATTTTTGCTTCCAAACATAAAAGTGATGATGGCCGTAAACTTCTTACCGCCCACTTTACAGGCAATCCTTCGGAGGCAAAATTCGGTGGCTATCCCGGAAAACTTTCAATTGCTTATTCTTCTGCCCTTAAACCTTTATTGATGCAGTTGCAGTCCTTTTCTACAGGGATGGATTATGATGTGTCTATGGAATCCACACATCACGGGCCTACAGACCTGCAAGTTCCTTCCATCTATGCAGAGATTGGCAGTGGTCCTGCTCAGTGGGATGACAAAAGGGCTGCAGAAGTCCTCGCCAGGTCCATACTTTCATTCAATCCTCAAAAACTGCCAATAGCTCTGGGATTTGGGGGTGGACATTATGCAGCCAGGCAATCAGAAATTGTTCTTAACAATAATGTGACCTTTGGCCATAATATTCCTTCCTATCAGCTGGAATTTGTTGATGAATCCTTTTTTAGCCGGGCAGTGGATAAGTCGGGTGCAGATTTTGTTTATATGGACAGGAAAGCCATTTCATCTTCTGACAAAGAGCATCTGCATGATCTTGCCCGGAAAAATGGGTTGCTGGTTTTGAGGGAGAGTGATATTCAGCAGATTGGAAATATCCCCTGGGCTATATTCAAAAATATACTGGTGCGGTCCAGGGATATAGAATCCACTACACCACCGTTATTTACAGATGTTCTCAGGACAGATCTGGAATATTCTTCACCTGATGTTGTCCCGGATCCAGTTGAGTTGGTCATAGATGAGAGATTGGTCCACTATACCTGGAAGAGTAACCCGGACAGTTTCCTGGATATGCTGCAGAAATTTCCGCTTGTATATCTGCAGAGGGACAACGGGACTTACAGGGGCTCTTTCCTGTTATTTGAAAAGAAAGATGCAGAAGACTTGCAGACTCAGATTATAGATGAATGCATTAAAATACTAAAAGAACATTATGAAATTGAGTATATTAGAGAGGACAATATATTGTATCTTACCTACCGGAAGTTCAATCCGATAAAAGCGGAGAGTATAGGCGTTCCCGGAGGACCTCTGTTTGGTAAACTTGCCAGGGGAATTCCTGTTGAGGTTGATGGAAATATTATCCATCCGGATATGGTTCATGAGACAATTACAAAAGATCTTGTCCTGAAAAATATGATTCGTTGA
- the ftsZ gene encoding cell division protein FtsZ, which translates to MKSIVEEALARSAEERQVSAEASGPKDVNAEIEAVLKGMHTNIKVIGCGGGGSNSVQRMTNEGIKGAQLVALNTDAQHLLNVSCDNKILIGKKKTRGLGAGSLPQIGEDAALESIDELTEVVEGTDMVFITAGLGGGTGTGSAAVVAEAARDAGALTIAVVTLPFAVEGEVRRTNAEAGLERLRDVADTVIVVPNDKLLEVVPRLPLQAAFKVSDEVLMRAVKGITELITKPGLVNLDFADVRTVMQNGGVAMIGLGEADGDSKASESVQKALRSPLLDVDISGATSALVNVVGGQDMTVSEAEGVVQEVYSRIDPGARLIWGAQVDPDLEHTVRTMIVVTGVKSPQIYGPGGAKNVTRRYGIDFVG; encoded by the coding sequence ATGAAATCCATTGTTGAAGAGGCATTAGCTCGCTCAGCAGAAGAAAGACAAGTAAGTGCCGAAGCATCGGGACCGAAGGATGTCAATGCGGAGATCGAAGCAGTTTTGAAAGGTATGCATACCAATATTAAAGTTATTGGATGTGGCGGAGGAGGTTCGAACAGCGTCCAGAGGATGACGAATGAGGGAATTAAGGGAGCACAACTTGTAGCCCTCAATACTGATGCTCAACACCTTCTGAATGTTAGTTGTGATAATAAGATCCTGATTGGCAAGAAAAAGACCCGTGGTCTGGGTGCCGGCAGTCTTCCTCAAATTGGAGAGGATGCTGCACTTGAAAGTATTGATGAACTCACTGAAGTGGTCGAGGGTACCGATATGGTATTCATCACAGCAGGGCTTGGCGGGGGTACCGGAACCGGTTCCGCAGCCGTGGTAGCAGAGGCTGCCAGGGATGCAGGTGCCCTTACAATTGCTGTTGTAACTCTGCCTTTTGCAGTAGAGGGAGAAGTGCGCCGTACCAATGCTGAAGCAGGACTGGAAAGACTCAGGGATGTTGCCGATACTGTAATTGTAGTACCCAATGACAAACTTCTGGAAGTAGTGCCACGTTTGCCTTTGCAGGCCGCATTCAAAGTTTCGGATGAAGTGTTAATGAGGGCTGTAAAAGGAATTACAGAACTGATAACCAAACCCGGTCTTGTTAACCTTGACTTTGCCGATGTACGTACCGTCATGCAGAACGGTGGCGTTGCAATGATCGGTCTGGGTGAGGCTGATGGTGATAGTAAGGCCAGTGAATCTGTACAGAAAGCATTACGCAGTCCACTTCTTGACGTGGATATCTCCGGTGCAACCTCTGCACTTGTCAATGTTGTAGGTGGTCAGGACATGACTGTCTCAGAAGCAGAAGGAGTAGTTCAGGAAGTCTATAGCAGGATAGACCCTGGCGCAAGACTCATATGGGGTGCACAGGTCGATCCGGATCTGGAACACACAGTGCGCACAATGATAGTTGTGACTGGTGTCAAATCACCGCAAATATATGGCCCGGGCGGAGCAAAGAACGTTACAAGGAGATATGGAATAGACTTTGTGGGATGA
- a CDS encoding protein translocase SEC61 complex subunit gamma translates to MLKSAMNNRSVSQILKSYYRVLKLSRKPAREEFLMISKVAGAGIVAIGFVGFVVYILLTELPTWV, encoded by the coding sequence ATATTAAAATCAGCAATGAACAATCGCAGTGTCAGCCAGATCCTGAAGTCCTATTACAGGGTGCTGAAGCTTTCCAGAAAGCCTGCCCGGGAAGAGTTCCTCATGATCTCAAAAGTTGCAGGTGCAGGGATTGTAGCAATCGGCTTTGTTGGCTTTGTGGTCTATATATTGCTGACCGAATTGCCGACATGGGTGTAA
- a CDS encoding transcription elongation factor Spt5: MSEDSAIFVIKTTANQERSVAGMLAKVAKKENLDIRALLAPDELKGYVLAESSNSGEVEQAIQTVPHARAVVKGQSSMEEIMHFLTPKPTVTGITEGAIIEVTSGPFKGEKARVKRVDEGHEEITVELFDAVVPIPITIRGDTVRILRKEEE; the protein is encoded by the coding sequence ATGAGTGAAGATAGCGCTATATTCGTGATAAAGACGACTGCAAATCAGGAACGCTCAGTTGCCGGAATGCTGGCCAAAGTGGCCAAAAAGGAGAATCTGGATATACGGGCCCTTCTTGCACCGGATGAGCTTAAGGGTTATGTACTTGCAGAATCTTCCAATTCAGGTGAGGTCGAACAGGCTATTCAGACGGTTCCCCACGCAAGGGCTGTTGTGAAAGGTCAATCGAGCATGGAAGAAATCATGCATTTCCTGACTCCCAAACCGACGGTCACAGGAATCACGGAAGGCGCGATCATAGAGGTTACTTCAGGTCCTTTCAAGGGAGAAAAAGCACGTGTCAAGCGTGTTGATGAGGGACATGAAGAAATAACTGTCGAGCTTTTCGATGCTGTGGTACCTATCCCCATCACTATTCGTGGGGATACAGTGAGAATACTCCGCAAAGAAGAGGAGTAA